The Burkholderiales bacterium region TCACCGCCTTCGGTGAGTATCAACGTCTGCGCGCCTGGGCGTGGGAACATCAAGCACTGACCCGCGGGCGTTTCGTCGCGGGAAATGATCAAGTCGGAAACCGCTTTGAGGCAATCCGCAAAGAAGTCCTCTGTGCAAAGCGCGATCTCATAAACCTGCGCGGCGAAATTCTGAATATGCGCGGCAAAATAATGAATGCTCATCCAAATGCGAGCGGCCTGTTTGACCTAAAGCATGACCGCGGAGGAATTATCGATGTGGAATTCATAGTGCAATATTTTGTTTTGGGATACGCGCACCTGCATCCGGTTCTGACAGGAAATATCGGCAATCTGGCGTTACTGAAACTCGCAGCAGACCTCAAATTGCTTCCTGGCGATCTTGCGGAACGCGCGCGAACCGGCTACCGTGACTTGCGGCGCCTGCAGCATGGCCTGCAATTGAATAATGAAAAATACCCGCGGGTGGAGGCCTCAGTGGTCAAAAACCAGCGCGCAGCAATACTCGAGCTCTGGGAATGGGTGTTTAACCGCGAGTAATTATTTTCCGGAAAGCTGATAAATTGTAACTCTGCCTTTGCCTTTGAATTCTATAGCGTGCGGCTGTTCGAATGAGAAACGGCCGTTCAGCCGCCGGTAAGTTGTCTCGTCGACCTGAATTGTGCCTGCGACCGCTCCCGAGGTTATGCGGCTTGCGAGATTGACCGTCGGTCCCCACAGGTCATATAGCAGGCGCTTCTCGGTTTTGATCACCCCGGCCACCGCCGGACCGGTAGCGATACCGATGTGGATCTGCAGTTTTTGGTCGTTCAACGTAGGATGCCGCATTACCACCTCGCGCATGCCCAGCGCCATATTGGCAACCGCCTCAGCATAATCAACACGCTCCTTGCTGAGGCCCCCTGCCACCATATATGCATCACCGATGGTCTTGATTTTCTCAAGGCCCCATTCATCCGTCAGCTTGTCGAACTCTAAAAAAACATTGTCCAGCAGGCGCACCACGTGCCTGGGCGACATGCGTTCGGCAAGCCAGGTGAAGTCCACGAGATCGGCAAACATCACCGTGACATCCTCGTACCCATCAGCAATGGTTTTTTCGCCACTTTTCAGGCGCGAGGCTATGTGCTCTGGAAGAATTTTAAGCAGCAGCTGTTCCGATTTCTGGCGCTCTGACTCGATCAGCAGATTTTTTTCGTTAAGTTCCGCCTGAAAGATTTCCTTTTTTTGGACAAAGAAAAGGATCATTAAATAAACTATGATCGAAAGCATGAAGAAGTTAAGAACAAAAAACACTGAGATGGTTTTCATCGGAATGCCGGTGACCATCCCTTCGGCAAGATAAAAGTCAAAAAGACCCGAAACGGCAGTGAGCGCCAGATACGCCACGAACCAAGGGATTGACTCCCTAACCCCTTGGAATACCATCACCCCCATCGGTGCCAGCAGAGCCAGTAGCACTATGCCGCTGGAGTTGATGAAATTGCCCATGAGCCATTGGATGATGAATGGCACAAACATGAACAGCCCAAACTGAAAGGAGCGGAATAACGCAAAATTTTCAGTTTTCCAATAAATTATGAGCGTCAACAGCGAAAAGATAAGATACGCCACCGGGATCGGGTACGGAAAGTGCAGGCCCATAGCCCAATAAATCGTCGGCCAAATCCACGCAGCCAAATTCATGATCAGGCAAAAAATCAGAAGCCATCTCTTGCGCCATTTCTCGTCTTCGGAATCAGACTCGCTGCCGAGCAATAGGCCCAGCCGTTCCAGAAAGCCGCCGGAATAACGCGTAGCCTGTGCCAGATCGGGCATGATGAGTTACTGTTGGGAGAAGGTAGTTAGCGGGCTCTAGGTTAATCTATTGACAGGATACCGGTCAAGGTAAGTTCTCGCGTTCCTGGCTTGCGCCAATCTCATCGCTTGGCAAGAAATACGCTAGAATAGCGCCACTAATTTGTGGAGAGAATGCCATGTCGATGGCTGACCGAGACGGTCATATTTGGTATGACGGCAAGCTGGTGCCGTGGCGCAAAGCCACCACCCATGTGCTTACACACTCTCTGCACTATGGCCTGGCAGTTTTCGAGGGCCTGCGCGCGTATAAAACGGCCATGGGCACCGCCATCTTCCGGCTAAGAGAACATACGGAGCGGCTGTTTGGCTCGGCGCACATTTACATGATGAAAATTCCGTACCAAAGAGAAACCATCATGGAAGCGCAAAAAGAAGTGGTGCGCGCAAACAAGCTTACCGAGTGTTATATCCGGCCGATCGCATTCTACGGCTCGGAGAAAATGGGCGTTTCACCCAAAGGCGCCAAAGTGCATGTCGCAATAGCCGCGTGGCCGTGGGGTGCATATCTGGGCACGGAAGGGTTGGAAAAAGGTATCCGCGTCAAAACCTCGTCTTTTATGCGGCATCATGTTAACGTGACGATGTGCCGCGCAAAATACTCCGGCACGTACGCTAACTCCATCCTTGCCAACGCTGAAGCAACCGAGCAAGGCTATGACGAAGCGTTGTTGCTGGACGTGGATGGTTTTGTCGCTGAAGGCGCGGGGGAAAACCTGTTCCTCGTCAGGAACGGCAAGCTGTACGAACCGGAACTTACCTCGGCCCTCATCGGCATTACTCGCGATGCGGTGATAACGTTGGCGCGCGAAGCGGGATACGAAGTTTCGGCCAAGCGCATCACGCGCGACGATGTCTACAACGCAGACGAAGCCTTTTTCACCGGCACAGCGGCTGAAGTAACTCCGATCCGGGAATTGGACAACCGCAAAATTGGTTCCGGCAAGCGCGGTCCCGTGACCAAAAAACTGCAGTCAATGTTTTTCGATTGCGTTGCCGGCAGGTCTAAAAAGCACGGCGACTGGCTGACCCCGATTTAAGGAAAATTGCATGCCGGAACAAACGGTCAATAAAGCCCGCGTTATTGAAATTACGGCAAAAGATCTGCCGTTGCATTGCCCGACGCCGTCGCAAATATTGTGGAACTCACATCCTCGCGTGTTTTTGCCAATTGAGGAAACCGGAGAAGCGCTTTGCCCTTATTGCGGGACGCGCTATATACTCAAAGGCGGACCCGTTAAGACCGGGCAGTAGTTGTGCCGCAATACAAGATCCTGGTTGTGGCTCCCTCGTGGCTGGGTGATGCCGTTCTTGCACAGCCCATGTTGAGAAGGCTGCATCAGCGATTCCCGGAGTTAACTTTGGATGTGCTCGCTCCACCCTGGGTTGC contains the following coding sequences:
- a CDS encoding adenylate/guanylate cyclase domain-containing protein gives rise to the protein MPDLAQATRYSGGFLERLGLLLGSESDSEDEKWRKRWLLIFCLIMNLAAWIWPTIYWAMGLHFPYPIPVAYLIFSLLTLIIYWKTENFALFRSFQFGLFMFVPFIIQWLMGNFINSSGIVLLALLAPMGVMVFQGVRESIPWFVAYLALTAVSGLFDFYLAEGMVTGIPMKTISVFFVLNFFMLSIIVYLMILFFVQKKEIFQAELNEKNLLIESERQKSEQLLLKILPEHIASRLKSGEKTIADGYEDVTVMFADLVDFTWLAERMSPRHVVRLLDNVFLEFDKLTDEWGLEKIKTIGDAYMVAGGLSKERVDYAEAVANMALGMREVVMRHPTLNDQKLQIHIGIATGPAVAGVIKTEKRLLYDLWGPTVNLASRITSGAVAGTIQVDETTYRRLNGRFSFEQPHAIEFKGKGRVTIYQLSGK
- a CDS encoding branched-chain amino acid transaminase translates to MSMADRDGHIWYDGKLVPWRKATTHVLTHSLHYGLAVFEGLRAYKTAMGTAIFRLREHTERLFGSAHIYMMKIPYQRETIMEAQKEVVRANKLTECYIRPIAFYGSEKMGVSPKGAKVHVAIAAWPWGAYLGTEGLEKGIRVKTSSFMRHHVNVTMCRAKYSGTYANSILANAEATEQGYDEALLLDVDGFVAEGAGENLFLVRNGKLYEPELTSALIGITRDAVITLAREAGYEVSAKRITRDDVYNADEAFFTGTAAEVTPIRELDNRKIGSGKRGPVTKKLQSMFFDCVAGRSKKHGDWLTPI
- a CDS encoding zinc-finger domain-containing protein; this translates as MPEQTVNKARVIEITAKDLPLHCPTPSQILWNSHPRVFLPIEETGEALCPYCGTRYILKGGPVKTGQ